ACTTCCTCAGATCAGCAAGTGTTGCATCTTTTACAACCTTTAATGTTGTGATAAACTTTCCAGGAATTTCCTTGGATGCTTCCCATTTTACATAGACTTCAATCTGGGCATCTGCGAAGTCATTGTAGGGGGTTTCTTTCTTATTCAAGCATGCTGCTATTAAACCAGGTGGTGAGTTTTCCTTGTCCAAACTTTTCACTTCGGACCAATAATGATCAATGGTTTCAGCCATTGGTTTGGTAGGTGTTTCAGTGCTGATTTGTTGAGTAAGCTCTCTTTGGTTCCCACAGAGTGTAAAGATGTTCTGAATTCTTAATAGTCTCGAAGAGGCTGTATCGGAATCCGACTGTTTAGGCCTCAAATCATTAACTATCTCACTTGAGCACACCCTCTTTTCCTCTATTATCAATTTCTCCACTACTTCATCTTCCTCATTCTCTTTTTGTTCCTCGTCTTCTTCGATTTCTTCTTCCTCATATACAGTGCTCAGACCTGTTTTAGGACCGAATTGTGGAGCAAAACCATCAGGATGAATACCACTACTGTCATGCATAACTGGTTCTGGATCACCCATGTCAAGGTCCATTGACTTAACCATCCCTGGGATCTCATCACCATATATCCCAATTAACCTTTTAGCAAAGTTGCTGCTTCCACTATCCAACTCCTTTGCCTCATTCTCCACAGCATTTCTTCCATCCCTCGAACAGCATAACTCAAACTCGATTTCCTGCAACCGCCTTCTTAGCATCTCGACTTCTTCCTGCTGTTGCAGTATCCTTTCTTCCATTCTTCTCCTTTCCATTTCAACCAACTCTTCAGCCATCCGCCTGCATTTGTCTAGTTTCTTCTCCAACTCAAGTTTTAATATCAGTGCCTGCTCATTTACCTTTGCATTGATTTCTTCTTCAGTTGCCCCAGAAGTACCCTTCCCTTCCACAAGTGCTCTTAGCGCCGccgcttcttcttttttctttaagaGCTCTTTATGTGCctcatttctctctttttctctgaGCTTGTTCTCCATCTGTAGTTTATGAATAAACTGATCCATTGCTGCTAGCCTGGATCCTAAAAGAGCAGCAGATGATGAATCTTCGTTTTTGTCCTTGGTCGGTGTATGTGGACCGCGGACGATACATTTTGCTTTTGCTCCATATTCAAGGGTGCAAACTGTCTTGTGTATCTCCTTAGGATCTGGACTTGCACAAAGTATCATTAAAATCTTTGATTGATCATCCTCAAAAGAGTCCTGAGATTACAATGAAGTCCATGAGACAAACATTTAAAAGGACTTTGTGTCCATGAATGACAACAAAAGGCAACTTGAACTTACCTGTAGCAACATTGTCAACTTACTATCTCTGAAGGGCACATGAGAATCTCCATTTGCAATGGATTCAACAACTCTCTTCAGTGCTATGTTTCCCTGGTTTATCTTTGCTGTCTGCAGTTTTCATTCCATTCAAAGTAAACAACAAAATAACTAAGAAATCATGGATATTACGTTGTAATGAATAATCAAGTACAAAATGAGCAACATAGACTTTTACCTGCATTTTTGCTTCAAATCCAACTTGACCTGCTTGATCGATATTTTCGGAACCTGCCATGTCCACAAGCATTAATCTTCCTCCAACAGTAGGAACATCAAGGAttatctatgaaaattgaaaaaaaaatgttaacttttttttttttcataagcaACAAGAATTGAGACAAGGTGATTTAGAATTAAAGATACAAAAGGTCATACCATGCAGTGACTTCGAGAACTCCTTTCATTGCAGAGAGTGCTTTTCACAATTCGTCTCTTCTCTACTTTCTGAATCTCTTTTGAAATCTTTCCAGCTTCATTCCCAGATATGAAATTTGCATTCTTAACCTTCTTTCCCATTACTTCTAGTTTCGCCTGCAAATACAGAAACATTGAAGAAGTTGTTACTTGATATCGGTGAGAGTGTTGGATACGGTATGGTCAAATTTTTCTATGATTTTTCGTGTAACTAGAGGATCTTTGGAGATAATATCCTCATAATATATCACGATCAAGGGTATTTCCAGAAAAAACGAAGAGTAAGCAACATAGGATAAAGATTAATGACAACATTAATAACAGTGGTAAGTAGATACAACTACACTAGGAATTACCTAAAATGCcattttttacaaaaactaaACCTACTGTGTTattaactcttattttattgctATTAAGTTTGGCTCATATCATCTAAAAGTGAATTGTTtaaaaacttagttaattaagcCATGAGAGTGAAATTAGCACCTGACATTGATAAATTAGCAGCAAGCTTAACAATTTGCATTAGCacattcaaatcattcaattttcaattaaaatgagGCTGGCTAACTAATGTGGGAAAAGCCCTTCGTAATGTATATAAAGAACATGAGAAACAATGTAAATATCAACTCAAACTATTATGAATGCATTGAAAAAGTGAATTAGATCATCAATacccacaataatttaaatacaaaaattgcACTTACCTTAGATCCATTGCCACCTTTGGGCCATCCAAATCCAAAGCCACCTCCACCTCCATTAGTTGACAAAAGATCATAAATTTCCTCATTATAGATCTCCAAAACAGTGACTTGAACAAAAGTCCCAACTCCCAATCTTTCCCCTCCATTCTCATCCTCTCCATGTTCTCCCAATATACCTTTCAATGACCTATAAACAATCCCAGGCTGCTTTGGACACCCAAACATAGTATGACTCTTCCCTGAACCAGTTGGGCCATACATCATAACAGTACACTTAGCCCCCATTTTCACCCCATTGATCCTCGACTCAATGAATTTCTTATAAAAAGCATCGAGATCTTCTTCCTCGGAAGAAGAAACCCCATCCAGGGAAAAGTCCCGGTACCCTATATCAGCCCGGACACGGAGAGTGTTGTTGTCAGGATTTATATGGAGAAACGGGATGGGGTTTTTGTCTTTCTGGTCACCAGGATAGTTTCTTATTCTGCCGATGACTTCAACTGGGTGTTCCCCTGGTGGGTTTTCTTTGGCTGCAATGGAGTTTGGGTGTTGGGGGTTGTTTCGTGTTGACGAGAAGTTTAAACGCTGCTTCGATTGGGGTGTTCTCATATGGGTTTGGCTTAATTTCGAAGAAGAAGATGGTGTGGGagccatttcttttctttcgtt
This genomic window from Gossypium raimondii isolate GPD5lz chromosome 10, ASM2569854v1, whole genome shotgun sequence contains:
- the LOC105777855 gene encoding kinesin-like protein KIN-10A isoform X1; the encoded protein is MAPTPSSSSKLSQTHMRTPQSKQRLNFSSTRNNPQHPNSIAAKENPPGEHPVEVIGRIRNYPGDQKDKNPIPFLHINPDNNTLRVRADIGYRDFSLDGVSSSEEEDLDAFYKKFIESRINGVKMGAKCTVMMYGPTGSGKSHTMFGCPKQPGIVYRSLKGILGEHGEDENGGERLGVGTFVQVTVLEIYNEEIYDLLSTNGGGGGFGFGWPKGGNGSKAKLEVMGKKVKNANFISGNEAGKISKEIQKVEKRRIVKSTLCNERSSRSHCMIILDVPTVGGRLMLVDMAGSENIDQAGQVGFEAKMQTAKINQGNIALKRVVESIANGDSHVPFRDSKLTMLLQDSFEDDQSKILMILCASPDPKEIHKTVCTLEYGAKAKCIVRGPHTPTKDKNEDSSSAALLGSRLAAMDQFIHKLQMENKLREKERNEAHKELLKKKEEAAALRALVEGKGTSGATEEEINAKVNEQALILKLELEKKLDKCRRMAEELVEMERRRMEERILQQQEEVEMLRRRLQEIEFELCCSRDGRNAVENEAKELDSGSSNFAKRLIGIYGDEIPGMVKSMDLDMGDPEPVMHDSSGIHPDGFAPQFGPKTGLSTVYEEEEIEEDEEQKENEEDEVVEKLIIEEKRVCSSEIVNDLRPKQSDSDTASSRLLRIQNIFTLCGNQRELTQQISTETPTKPMAETIDHYWSEVKSLDKENSPPGLIAACLNKKETPYNDFADAQIEVYVKWEASKEIPGKFITTLKVVKDATLADLRKLIEIYLAADNQAFTFLLLGPDLTEAPVKKENEGTVKASKLPLCSNSYMACLRPAKCMQVMSYRLTLSESHFLLGWILGRICSDEEVLNENAAMSILFICILTWYL
- the LOC105777855 gene encoding kinesin-like protein KIN-10A isoform X2, with the translated sequence MAPTPSSSSKLSQTHMRTPQSKQRLNFSSTRNNPQHPNSIAAKENPPGEHPVEVIGRIRNYPGDQKDKNPIPFLHINPDNNTLRVRADIGYRDFSLDGVSSSEEEDLDAFYKKFIESRINGVKMGAKCTVMMYGPTGSGKSHTMFGCPKQPGIVYRSLKGILGEHGEDENGGERLGVGTFVQVTVLEIYNEEIYDLLSTNGGGGGFGFGWPKGGNGSKAKLEVMGKKVKNANFISGNEAGKISKEIQKVEKRRIVKSTLCNERSSRSHCMIILDVPTVGGRLMLVDMAGSENIDQAGQVGFEAKMQTAKINQGNIALKRVVESIANGDSHVPFRDSKLTMLLQDSFEDDQSKILMILCASPDPKEIHKTVCTLEYGAKAKCIVRGPHTPTKDKNEDSSSAALLGSRLAAMDQFIHKLQMENKLREKERNEAHKELLKKKEEAAALRALVEGKGTSGATEEEINAKVNEQALILKLELEKKLDKCRRMAEELVEMERRRMEERILQQQEEVEMLRRRLQEIEFELCCSRDGRNAVENEAKELDSGSSNFAKRLIGIYGDEIPGMVKSMDLDMGDPEPVMHDSSGIHPDGFAPQFGPKTGLSTVYEEEEIEEDEEQKENEEDEVVEKLIIEEKRVCSSEIVNDLRPKQSDSDTASSRLLRIQNIFTLCGNQRELTQQISTETPTKPMAETIDHYWSEVKSLDKENSPPGLIAACLNKKETPYNDFADAQIEVYVKWEASKEIPGKFITTLKVVKDATLADLRKLIEIYLAADNQAFTFLLLGPDLTEAPVKKENEGTVKASKLPLCSNSYMACLRPAKCMQVTNHLPLSTLPLTPMENKLPLTPNNSILASR